The sequence taataaaaacatatattaacTGTAGCAATATCAACTAAAAgcaccaaaatatatttatgcatCATCGATTGAAATGTTCTCTTTATTACTGATTGAGAATAATGCATATGTTTTGCACATTGGACTCATTTATTCCTACTAAATATAACTCAAAATGTAACATACAATTGAAAGCATATAACTATATTTACAAAAGCAAATTCaattttttgaagaaaaaaagctgcccCCCCTTCTCCTAACAGTTTTCAAGTAACTGAGAAAAACGATtaagttaaaatgtttcagaGCCAGGTTCAGCAAACAGAGAAGCAGATCAAAGAGGAGTTTCAGGAGCTGCACCAGTTCTTGCGCCAAGAGGAGGCAGCCAGGATCGCAGCCCTCAGAGCGGAGGAGATACAGAGGAGCCAGACTCTGAGCAGGAAGATGGAGGAAGTGGTCAGAAAGATGAAGGCCCTTTCAACCACAGTCAAAGCCATAGAGCAGGAGATGGGCAAAGATGATGTTTCATTCCTGCAGGTCAGAGAAAAAGCAAGATACAAATCAAAGGtagcaaaatgttattttatacaCTTGGCATATAGGAGGTGGAGTACAGGTAGAATCTTAGGAATATGATTAAATAGAAAGAGAAATcacaaagtacacacacacacacacacacacacacacacttcgaGCTGTAGAATATACAGTAGGAGGATTATATCTTCCTGGCATTTTTGTTGAGGTTTTTCTAATAAAGGTTGTCATCAGGGTCTAATTATTTCATGTGTTCATTTCAGAATTACAATGCAACAATGAAACAGTGAGTCAAAACCCTTTACTTTCCATTCTTCCTATGCATCACATTGATGTAAAGCCAACAGCAGCTCTGACTCCTGAATATTACTGCAGGACTCAGTGCACAGTGCAGGACCCAGATGTCTCGGGAGTGCTAATCgatgtggccaaacacctgggcaacctgaaGTTCCAAGTCTGGCAGACGATGACGGGAATGGTGAAGCACAGTGAGTGTGGTATGCAAGTGTGAGGCGATTTAATGATAAAGGACAGATTGTTTTTGATGTTGTtaggggaaaatgccctttttatcatttcacaggtgtgcatcgtctgatgaaacagatcccagtaaaaacaacgatagctatacttgagtttaactttcgtatttatttgcaaagaaatgacagaaagtgagaaagcttaccggctttctgatttgcatcagacacagtaagactcttatagacacttttccagaagacgctttaccaaaacaaaaagacatgaagctggccgctaacatttatcagtattttgtcttctgaataccccttgttgacctcgctgtaagaccagaatgtgctagctgagaagccgagacattaaggtcaaaggctgtctgtctgctggagagagacagagaaagactcatagtaagcacttaattcagaaagtggtctaatagtaataaggattatcactaaaagaaaatctgtaatcatgtgattgtctttatgttaacacacattgtcaattaagaatcaattaagaaaatgttcagcTGGAAAGAGTCAAGATCATTCCGTTGATTGAGCTTTTATTTATACATGTCTCTTGTCTCAGCTCCTGTTAttctggaccccaacacagccgGACCCTTCCTTATATTCTCTAAGGATCTGACCAGTGTCACGTCAAGCAAAGCATATCCCACGGATGCCACTCTTTTTGGCTCACAAGGATTCAGCTCAGGGAAACACCAGTGGGATGTTGAATTTCACCGATATACTATTGTAGATATAGGTATTGCCGAGGAGTGTCAAAAAGAGAGATGGAGTAATGATGAACACCGTATCTGTACAGTACGTTACCGTGGTGCTTGTCACAACATAGACAAAAAATCTGTCCGCAGGGGAATGCTGAAGATAAGAGTGCTCCTGGACTGCGATGAAAAGACTCTGTCATTTTTTGATGTCTACGGCAATGAAACTTTCAAAAATGGTTGTAGATACACTCTCACAGGGAAACTCTTTCCATTGTTTTACTTTTATAAAGTAATTGATGACTTGAATCTGAAGATCTTGCCTGCCAAGATCGAAGTCCTGCTGAAGAAAGTTCAGTGACTGAAAAGCCACGCTTCTGCAAAGCAAGTGGTTTACGGATAAGAAACCTGAAAAAGGTTGAGTTAACATTAACTGTAACTTGACATAAAATCATTAATTGCAGTCTTCTGAGTGAACAGGAACAGTGCTTAAtctcagcactcacacacagaaggtTTGTTCTTAAAGGAAACGAGCACAAATCACCGGCCATAATTTAAGAGAAAACTGTTTGGGCAAAACATTTTATGCGTTCATATCATGTATACTGCTTTTCACAGGGGTCTTATTTCCTGCTGAaaggttatttgtgttcaggttttttgtgtgtacattatTGGAGGGTTCTTTTGGTTCGAATTATAAAATCACTACAATGCACTTGAAAAGTTTTAGTTTTCAAATGCATTGTCATCATGTTAGGAAGCCTACTGTACTATGCTTAACTGTTTTAAGGTTTTATTTACTCATGTTGTGGTTTAGAGCAAAGGTATTCgtgcattttatttgaattatatCCTCAATAAAGTTTTATTATCGTAATCAATATGCTTTCCGGAGGTTTCCTTTTCATAATAGTgaaataattgaattatttaCAGTCCGTGAGCATTCACACAAGCTGTTCAAGTGATGTTAAAATgtcaatttcaataaaaaaataaacacgacACCGTGCTCTTTAGTCTTTATTCACAATACACAGACTTAATGTCTTAAGTCTAAATGCTAATGCTGCTGCAAATGTGTAGCAATAGAAAACCTTGTTTCTCCATACACAAATGGCAACGAATGCATCACAGCTAGCACCAGTAGCTCACTGCAGCACAGCATTTTCATTCTTTCCCTTCCCAGCACCGATGATCACACTTTACATAACGAGCAGCCCAGAATTCCCATGGTTATTTTGACCTGCAGTTCATTgcgtcatttggctgacgcttttatccatagCGACTTAGTCGACTTACAGATGGAGTTGAACACGGACATCGTTGCCCTCTCCACCTTCTCCAACATCTCTAACGCCTCGGAGGACGACGGCACGTCCGCCCTGCTGCCCGGGCCCCCCTACCTGCCGGTGGAGGCGGCCTTCATAGTCCTGGTTGCAGGCTCTCTCAGTCTGGTCACCATCATTGGGAACATCCTGGTCATGCTTTCAATCATAGTCAACAGGAGCCTGCAGACCATCAACAACTACTTCCTCTTCAGCCTGGCTTGCGCAGACCTCATCATCGGCGTGAGTTCCATGAACCTGTACACGGTCTACATCGTGATTGGTTACTGGCCCCTGGGGCCCGTGGTGTGTGACCTGTGGCTGGCCCTGGACTATGTGGTGAGCAACGCCTCCGTGATGAACCTCCTCATCATCAGCTTCGACCGCTACTTCTGCGTCACCAAGCCGCTCAGCTACCCCATGAGGAGGACCACCAAGATGGCGGGCATGATGATCGCGGCGGCCTGGGTGTTGTCCTTCCTGCTGTGGGCGCCGGCCATCCTGTTCTGGCAGTTCATCGTGGGGGCGCGCACCGTGTCGGAAAGGGATTGCTCCGTCCAGTTCCTCTCCAACCCCACCATCACCTTCAGCACAGCCATCGCCGCCTTCTACCTGCCCGTGGGCATCATGTCGGTCCTGTACTGGCACATCTCCAGGGCCAGCAGGAGCCGCGTGAAGACGGGGAACTGCGAGCCGTCGGGGCCGAAGAGCCGCCTCCCCACGCCCGAAGACGAAGACAACGAGGAAACCCAGGGCACGGACTGGAGCCGggacggggggggcggggccgggggcacGGAGGCGGAGACTTCCGAATCGCACCGGGGCGACCGGGCGCGCTCCGAAGGGCACGCCCGCCCCCACGCCGTCGCCACGGTGACGAGGCAGCCGCCGCCCAGGAGGAAGGCGGCGGCGTCGTCGCGGGAGAAGAAGGTGACGCGCACCATCATGGCCATCCTGGTGGCCTTCGTGGTGACATGGACGCCCTACAACGTCATGGTGCTCCTCAACACCGTCTGCCCCACCTGCATCCCCAAAGCCGCCTGGACCATGGGCTACTGGCTGTGCTACATCAACAGCACCGTCAACCCGGCCTGCTACGCCCTCTGCAACGCCACCTTCAAAAAGACCTTCAAACGACTCCTCCTCCGCCAGTACAAGGACATTCGCTCGGGTCGATAAACGGAGGCGCGTGTATGTCgcactgaaaaatatatatattctcttAAAAAATTTTATAGAACTGCAGCTACAGGTTCAAGAGCTTGATGGGCTAAATGACTACCTATATACCGTACGtgcaatataaacacacacacatttgtatgcctACAAACTGTCCGTTTGAATCAAAAGCACATGTAGAACATAACGGAGATGCAATGAGAATCTACACACATTGTATGATCAACATAAAAACTGTGCATCGATAAGGAGTTTGGTTTCATCTGATATGACATTCACATTACTGAAAATACCAAGAAGTCATGTATGATAGGTGAAACTATTTTACTGATGCaccagtgagagggagggatgttACCGAATGAACTATGGGGAAAATAGGGCTAACAGGATGTCTGTAACTCACTGTACAagaaactgtgtttgtgcttgtgtgtgcgcgcgtgtgtaatGTGCATTCGtctgtgtacactgtatatgtgattgtgtgcggGAGAGTAAGACTGTGAGACATGTGAATTCAGTATAGTCAAGAAagtatgaaagaaaaataaagatgtaCAAGCGGATAGCAGTGGTTGGTGGGGCCTTGTTGTTGAGTTCCTGTTGTTCTGCTGGTTACAGAAAGGCTCTCTGAATACAGATATCATGTATGGGCTAATACAACTGGATTAGGGTGGTGACGCACACAAATCTACAAACAGGAGCGCTTGTCTGTGCTGATTGTGAGCACATCTTGGTGCTTGTGATTTAAAATGTcttatatttacttttttcctcaatttcgATTTTGGATGTCacttttaaaattcaaaacaattcacTGTCACGTGCAGGAACAATGACCATCGACAACTTACAATATCCATGGGGCTGAGCAATCTCACGCTGGATATCCATCACCTGCACAGAAGACATggagttttatttctgtgcgcatacccccacccacccacacacacacacacgcacacacacacacacacagaatttaaaTATGCATACATAAATGTGTTTCACAAATGCTAAATGAATGTTCCCCTCCTACCTAACGTCTGCTGGGGGAGGTCCCAGGCCATATATGATGCTTGTAATATTAGTTAAATGAATACAATGTATTATAGTTTCCAAACATGTTGTCATATTCTGATTCTTCTatcaaatgagaaataaagTAGATATATGTGAATGATATGGTTCTTCTGTTTCACGCCGTGAGGTCACTGGGTTCCATTATGTTCTATTGTGATTTTACAACTCAATGCTATCACTTCACTATTGTTACCACTGTCCTGTTATCACACGCCAATCCCCCATTATCACCACTCTCCTATAATTACAGTCTTACAGCCATTTATATCTTATGTTTTACGACGTTACACATTTCTACATAAAAAGACGTTAGCCACGTTATACAGCTAGTTCGGTCAATAAGGATTCATAAACGTGCAGAGCTTCAGAACATACACAGCGTTTAATTCTTGTTGAGCACGGGACTTGCAGGTTTTAGGCTATTATCTATTCAGTCTGCTTATCGACAAACCAATGCCATTTTAAACAGTATCAATTAATTACATTCTTGAAGCATGTTTTTGTACACACGAATGCATACCTTTGTAGGAGAAAATGTGAGCAGGTTACGCAAAGGCACCGTCGAAGCGTTGCCGACGCAATTAACAATTAATGACAGGTGTGTTGGGCGCTTGCTCCGCTGCTTGGCCTGGAGCTTGTGTTAGAGCGCCCTCTCCTGGATTATTTCGCAAACTGCAATATCAACAAGCGCAGGACCGACATTTTAACTTAATTTCTTATCGCCGccacctctctcactcactcacagcgAGTCACCAGTAATGTGCGACCAACAACGAGGCGACAGAGGCAAATAGAAAATGGACATTTATGTAGCCttttaaatgtcacatttaaaCTGCGTAGTTCgtgtgattcttttttttatttttattactcaGGACTCACTGATTGTTAACACCCCCCTTCCTTATAGCAATACTTCCTGTTCTTCCAGTTCTTACCTGCACTGGTTGGTCAAATTCCTCTTCACCTGATTCCAGGAAATAACATTT is a genomic window of Conger conger chromosome 19, fConCon1.1, whole genome shotgun sequence containing:
- the LOC133119334 gene encoding E3 ubiquitin-protein ligase TRIM35-like, with the protein product MAANFTVSVDEISCPVCHDIFTCPVVLSCSHSLCKDCLQQCRTAGFHKCPLCQRACPPGTEPPVNRALKNLCERFHLEQEVAGGSEALCGRHGEKLKLFCLVDKQPICADCVPDLHDRHKCCHLKVAVHDHKMRMQAALKPLQEKLENFKKISETRDQKLHHITSQVQQTEKQIKEEFQELHQFLRQEEAARIAALRAEEIQRSQTLSRKMEEVVRKMKALSTTVKAIEQEMGKDDVSFLQNYNATMKQTQCTVQDPDVSGVLIDVAKHLGNLKFQVWQTMTGMVKHTPVILDPNTAGPFLIFSKDLTSVTSSKAYPTDATLFGSQGFSSGKHQWDVEFHRYTIVDIGIAEECQKERWIIDDLNLKILPAKIEVLLKKVQ
- the LOC133119335 gene encoding muscarinic acetylcholine receptor M2-like, coding for MLSIIVNRSLQTINNYFLFSLACADLIIGVSSMNLYTVYIVIGYWPLGPVVCDLWLALDYVVSNASVMNLLIISFDRYFCVTKPLSYPMRRTTKMAGMMIAAAWVLSFLLWAPAILFWQFIVGARTVSERDCSVQFLSNPTITFSTAIAAFYLPVGIMSVLYWHISRASRSRVKTGNCEPSGPKSRLPTPEDEDNEETQGTDWSRDGGGGAGGTEAETSESHRGDRARSEGHARPHAVATVTRQPPPRRKAAASSREKKVTRTIMAILVAFVVTWTPYNVMVLLNTVCPTCIPKAAWTMGYWLCYINSTVNPACYALCNATFKKTFKRLLLRQYKDIRSGR